One genomic segment of Mytilus trossulus isolate FHL-02 chromosome 4, PNRI_Mtr1.1.1.hap1, whole genome shotgun sequence includes these proteins:
- the LOC134715989 gene encoding dopamine receptor 2-like has translation MKFVTLEEETFGNNCEFTIRNILIKHTKYHYQSRFNDEIIRYKLMTNSNINHITTTNEEIPFVIIKREQKIFLMSTSRLDDYFLLNQSDKTDAATTVIYYNSSFLTEVPLNSSNSTNSQYDLKHPAIGAILSVFSLVTILGNLLVIVSVYRELYLRTITNYFIVSLAVADLMVGGIVMPFSISLELTNQVWLFGAEWCDMWHSFDVLASTASILNLCIISLDRYWAISDPIAYPTKMSSCKVMLLIAFVWLCSAGISFPAIAWWKAVTPNDLPSGMCFFTEDSAYLIFSSFVSFYCPTFVMMFVYWRIYLAAAQQMRSLKIGSKVLTSNGSHGNREVMTLRIHRGGMTRQSSDEYSNTYEKCVIEPENQSLSPESARASIQSPGRQAKNITRKLRQFALSKKLTKIAREQKAAKTLGIVVGVFIICWMPFFVFNILFGICHTACVTSPEIVFPIFTWLGYINSGMNPVIYSLSMKDFRRAFCKILFACCPKQHFEYRKTNNNCSSTSSFTVTCTDRL, from the coding sequence ATGAAATTCGTGACACTAGAGGAGGAAACTTTTGGGAATAACTGTGAATTTACAATACGGAATATACTGATTAAGCATACAAAATACCATTACCAATCTAGATTTAATGATGAAATTATCCGATACAAGCTAATGACTAATAGCAACATCAATCACATTACGACGACCAACGAGGAAATACCATTTGTAATAATCAAAAGGGagcaaaaaatattcttaatgtCGACATCTCGACTGGACGATTATTTCTTACTCAATCAATCGGATAAAACGGACGCCGCTACAACTGTTATATATTACAATTCATCATTTCTTACTGAGGTTCCTTTAAATTCATCAAACTCTACAAATTCCCAATATGATCTAAAACATCCTGCTATTGGTGCCATTCTTTCCGTGTTTTCACTAGTAACAATACTTGGGAATTTGCTTGTTATCGTTTCTGTCTATAGAGAGTTGTATTTAAGGACAATAACTAATTATTTCATAGTATCACTGGCTGTTGCCGATCTTATGGTGGGAGGTATTGTAATGCCATTTAGTATTAGTCTTGAACTGACCAATCAAGTGTGGTTATTTGGAGCTGAATGGTGTGATATGTGGCATTCGTTTGACGTTTTGGCTAGTACTGCATCTATATTAAATCTGTGTATCATTTCCCTTGATAGGTACTGGGCAATTTCCGACCCAATAGCGTATCCTACAAAAATGTCATCATGTAAAGTAATGCTATTGATTGCATTTGTTTGGCTTTGCTCTGCAGGAATTTCATTTCCTGCTATTGCGTGGTGGAAAGCCGTAACTCCAAATGATCTGCCAAGCGGTATGTGTTTCTTTACAGAAGATAGTGcctatttaatattttcttcgTTTGTTTCATTTTACTGTCCTACATTTGTAATGATGTTCGTTTATTGGCGGATATATTTAGCAGCCGCTCAACAAATGCGGAGTTTGAAAATTGGATCTAAAGTTTTAACATCAAATGGTAGTCATGGTAATCGAGAGGTCATGACTTTACGAATTCACAGGGGTGGAATGACTCGACAATCATCGGACGAATATTCAAATACCTACGAAAAATGCGTCATCGAGCCTGAAAATCAGAGTTTGTCCCCTGAATCTGCACGTGCGTCTATACAATCACCTGGAAGACAGGCTAAAAACATTACTCGCAAATTACGACAGTTTGCTCTAAgcaaaaaattgacaaaaattgcCCGTGAACAAAAGGCGGCAAAAACTTTAGGTATAGTTGTTGGTGTTTTCATTATATGTTGGATGccattttttgtgtttaatatacTATTTGGAATATGTCATACGGCGTGTGTTACATCTCCAGAAATAGTCTTTCCAATATTTACGTGGTTAGGATATATCAACTCTGGAATGAATCCAGttatatattctttatcaaTGAAAGATTTTCGTCGAgctttttgcaaaattttatttgcatgtTGTCCAAAACAACACTTTGAATATAGAAAAACTAACAATAACTGTTCCTCTACTTCAAGTTTCACAGTGACATGTACAGATCGTCTATAA